The Brassica napus cultivar Da-Ae unplaced genomic scaffold, Da-Ae ScsIHWf_2778;HRSCAF=3551, whole genome shotgun sequence genome includes a region encoding these proteins:
- the LOC106431677 gene encoding uncharacterized protein LOC106431677 isoform X1, with product MTTNYASLLYLFVLRSASRGSRSKGDSPCVADLPSPSSQELSVCVNYKKVCLVLLRDYISKIRHEFDLAKQRFLNTSKALIICLRCNPQDGVKTVEVRCFEAEYDRLQQRGSLVIINHLMFEVMEMHKYSSFYELLKAKSPENVFPGTNTLEDCMQMFKKWCDVHDQEKKNNGVFAIHLSKSVSQPCAALSHILSGLSYTAVQSLLGLSHTIGSIRFYSLPLCFHINQSLANYSYDLIYDLSKQTLLMSKIESY from the exons ATGACGACGAACTACGCCTCTCTCCTCTATCTCTTCGTCTTACGG AGTGCTTCTCGCGGCTCCAGATCGAAAGGCGACTCCCCTTGCGTAGCTGACCTTCCGTCTCCTTCGTCGCAAGAACTCA GCGTATGCGTCAACTATAAAAAGGTATGCTTGGTTCTTCTCAGAGACTACATCTCAAAGATCCGTCACGAGTTTGATCTGGCGAAACAGAGGTTCCTCAATACCTCTAAAGCTCTAATTATATGCCTAAGATGCAATCCTCAAG ATGGCGTCAAAACAGTTGAGGTAAGGTGTTTTGAAGCGGAGTATGATAG ACTTCAACAGAGAGGCTCTCTGGTTATTATAAATCATCTCATGTTTGAAGTTATG GAAATGCACAAGTATTCATCTTTTTACGAGCTGTTAAAAGCCAAGAGTCCTGAGAATGTCTTCCCTGGCACTAATACACTTGAAGACT GTATGCAAATGTTCAAGAAGTGGTGTGATGTTCATGatcaagagaagaagaacaatggTGTTTTCGCAATCCATCTTAGTAAATCagtttctcagccttgtgcagCTTTGTCTCACATACTCTCT GGCTTGAGTTACACGGCTGTGCAAAGCCTTCTGGGTCTTTCTCACACCATTGGGTCCATTCGGTTCTACTCTCTTCCTTTATGCTTCCATATAAACCAAAG cCTCGCAAATTATTCCTATGATTTGATATATGATCTTTCCAAGCAGACACTGTTAATGAG CAAGATCGAGAGCTACTGA
- the LOC106431677 gene encoding uncharacterized protein LOC106431677 isoform X2 produces the protein MTTNYASLLYLFVLRSASRGSRSKGDSPCVADLPSPSSQELSVCVNYKKVCLVLLRDYISKIRHEFDLAKQRFLNTSKALIICLRCNPQDGVKTVEVRCFEAEYDRLQQRGSLVIINHLMFEVMEMHKYSSFYELLKAKSPENVFPGTNTLEDCMQMFKKWCDVHDQEKKNNGVFAIHLSKSVSQPCAALSHILSGLSYTAVQSLLGLSHTIGSIRFYSLPLCFHINQSKIESY, from the exons ATGACGACGAACTACGCCTCTCTCCTCTATCTCTTCGTCTTACGG AGTGCTTCTCGCGGCTCCAGATCGAAAGGCGACTCCCCTTGCGTAGCTGACCTTCCGTCTCCTTCGTCGCAAGAACTCA GCGTATGCGTCAACTATAAAAAGGTATGCTTGGTTCTTCTCAGAGACTACATCTCAAAGATCCGTCACGAGTTTGATCTGGCGAAACAGAGGTTCCTCAATACCTCTAAAGCTCTAATTATATGCCTAAGATGCAATCCTCAAG ATGGCGTCAAAACAGTTGAGGTAAGGTGTTTTGAAGCGGAGTATGATAG ACTTCAACAGAGAGGCTCTCTGGTTATTATAAATCATCTCATGTTTGAAGTTATG GAAATGCACAAGTATTCATCTTTTTACGAGCTGTTAAAAGCCAAGAGTCCTGAGAATGTCTTCCCTGGCACTAATACACTTGAAGACT GTATGCAAATGTTCAAGAAGTGGTGTGATGTTCATGatcaagagaagaagaacaatggTGTTTTCGCAATCCATCTTAGTAAATCagtttctcagccttgtgcagCTTTGTCTCACATACTCTCT GGCTTGAGTTACACGGCTGTGCAAAGCCTTCTGGGTCTTTCTCACACCATTGGGTCCATTCGGTTCTACTCTCTTCCTTTATGCTTCCATATAAACCAAAG CAAGATCGAGAGCTACTGA